The following coding sequences lie in one Porphyromonas asaccharolytica DSM 20707 genomic window:
- a CDS encoding urocanate hydratase, whose product MKRTCKFTLDATLPKYPTFEEGIRRAPDRGYSLTPAQTRVALQNALRYVPKELHAELAPEFLKELKERGKIYAYRYRPEGDLKAGPIDSYKGKCIEGKAFQVMIHNNLSHAVALYPYELVTYGETGQVCQNWLQYRLIIKYLEELTQDQTLVVESGHPLGLFASHPSAPRVIITNSMMVGLYDNIKDWEIAAQMGVANYGQMTAGGWMYIGPQGIVHGTFNTLLNAGRQQLHIPSGGNLAGKLFVSSGLGGMSGAQPKAADIAGATSIIAEVDMSRIMTRYNQGWVKHIAKTIPEALKLAEEGMKAGEPCSIAYHGNVVDLLEHCVEHNVHIDLLSDQTSCHAVYEGGYCPVSLTFEERTDLLAHDRERFCQEVDKGLHRHYEAIKALVARGTYFFDYGNAFMKACFDAGIQEISRNGVDDKDGFIWPSYVEDIMGPELFDYGYGPFRWVCLSHDHEDLIKTDHAAMECIDPDRREQDRDNYIWIRDAEKNQLVVGTEARILYQDAAGRLKIALKFNDMVRRGEVGPIMIGRDHHDVSGTDSPFRETSNIRDGSNVMADMAVQCFAGNCARGMSLVALHNGGGVGIGKAINGGFGMVLDGSRRVDEILRQAMTWDVMGGVARRAWARNENALSTSREFNEEHSDLYHITIPFLVDDALLDEVLK is encoded by the coding sequence ATGAAGAGAACCTGTAAGTTTACGCTCGACGCTACGCTGCCCAAGTATCCCACTTTTGAGGAGGGCATCCGTCGAGCACCAGATAGGGGATACAGTTTGACCCCTGCACAAACACGTGTGGCACTACAAAATGCGCTACGCTATGTACCTAAAGAGCTACACGCTGAGCTAGCTCCCGAGTTCCTCAAGGAGCTCAAGGAGCGTGGTAAGATCTACGCCTATCGTTATCGTCCCGAGGGTGACCTCAAAGCGGGTCCTATCGATAGCTACAAGGGTAAGTGTATCGAGGGTAAGGCCTTCCAGGTGATGATCCACAACAACCTATCACACGCGGTAGCACTATACCCTTATGAGCTTGTCACCTATGGTGAGACAGGTCAGGTGTGCCAGAACTGGCTCCAGTATCGTCTCATCATCAAGTACCTCGAGGAGCTCACACAGGATCAGACACTAGTCGTCGAGAGCGGACACCCGCTGGGTCTCTTCGCTTCGCACCCCTCAGCTCCTCGTGTCATCATCACCAACTCGATGATGGTCGGTCTCTATGACAATATTAAGGACTGGGAGATAGCTGCTCAGATGGGCGTCGCTAACTATGGTCAGATGACTGCTGGTGGATGGATGTACATCGGACCACAAGGCATCGTACATGGTACGTTCAATACACTGCTCAACGCTGGCCGTCAGCAGCTACATATCCCAAGTGGTGGCAACCTCGCTGGCAAGCTCTTTGTCTCCTCAGGTCTAGGAGGTATGAGTGGTGCACAGCCTAAGGCTGCCGACATCGCTGGTGCTACCTCGATCATCGCTGAGGTAGATATGTCTCGTATCATGACTCGCTACAATCAGGGTTGGGTCAAGCATATTGCCAAGACGATCCCCGAGGCACTCAAACTAGCTGAGGAGGGTATGAAGGCTGGTGAGCCTTGCTCTATCGCTTATCATGGTAATGTGGTCGACCTGCTGGAGCACTGTGTCGAGCACAATGTACATATCGACCTACTCTCTGACCAGACGAGCTGTCACGCTGTCTACGAGGGTGGTTACTGCCCTGTGTCGCTCACCTTCGAGGAGCGCACCGACCTACTGGCACATGACAGAGAGCGCTTCTGCCAGGAGGTGGACAAGGGTCTGCATCGTCACTACGAGGCTATCAAGGCGCTTGTAGCTCGTGGCACTTACTTCTTTGACTATGGTAATGCCTTTATGAAGGCTTGCTTCGATGCGGGCATTCAGGAGATCTCACGCAATGGCGTAGACGACAAGGATGGCTTCATCTGGCCAAGCTACGTAGAGGACATCATGGGTCCTGAGCTCTTTGACTACGGCTACGGTCCATTCCGCTGGGTATGCCTCAGCCACGACCATGAGGATCTGATCAAGACCGATCACGCCGCTATGGAGTGCATCGATCCAGATCGTCGCGAGCAAGATCGTGACAACTATATATGGATACGTGATGCGGAGAAGAATCAGCTCGTCGTCGGTACCGAGGCTCGTATCCTCTACCAGGATGCTGCGGGTCGTCTGAAGATCGCGCTCAAGTTCAACGACATGGTACGTCGTGGCGAGGTCGGCCCGATCATGATCGGTCGTGACCACCACGATGTGAGCGGTACGGATAGCCCCTTCCGCGAGACATCTAACATACGTGACGGAAGCAATGTGATGGCCGACATGGCTGTCCAGTGCTTTGCGGGCAACTGCGCTCGTGGTATGAGCCTCGTCGCTCTGCACAATGGCGGTGGCGTCGGTATCGGTAAGGCGATCAATGGTGGCTTTGGTATGGTCCTCGATGGTAGCCGTCGTGTCGACGAGATCCTCCGTCAGGCTATGACGTGGGACGTCATGGGCGGTGTCGCTCGCCGCGCGTGGGCTCGCAATGAGAACGCACTGTCTACCTCTCGTGAGTTCAACGAGGAGCACTCCGATCTCTACCATATCACAATCCCCTTCCTCGTGGATGATGCTCTCCTCGATGAGGTGCTGAAGTAA
- the uvrA gene encoding excinuclease ABC subunit UvrA, producing the protein MKRSPLNDIIIRGCRVNNLKGIDLDIPRGELVVITGVSGSGKSSLAFDTLYAEGQRRYVDSLSSYARQFLMRMKKPECDQIKNLPPAVAIEQRVVSRNPRSTVGTSSEIDDYLRVLMARVGKLYSPISGELVKRHTAADVVEAAHQIPTDSKLYILADLYPPEGRRLIEHLMLLQGQGYNRVLIDDTIYRIEDVSNKELREAEHVQLIVDRLTVRTGDDSYESRLGDSIEIALYEGRETCTLRWQDSEGAWSSEGRRNFSARFEADGRTFTEPTPDLFNFNSPAGACTVCGGFGSILGIDPERVIPNDSLSLYEGCVDCWRGAKSSEWAKAFIHEAKRFDFPIHTPYAELTQEQRDLLWHGHEGGGWGKGTLYGIDDYFAMLQKDVYKIQNRVRLAHYRGKSECYACHGGRLKEDALLFTYMGKNFHQIGQMSIREALTFFAQELENPEEAKIAERPLKEIRNRLRTLDGVGLGYLTLDRRSNTLSGGESQRINLATRLGNSLVGSMYILDEPSIGLHDRDTDRLIAVIKELRDQGNTVIVVEHDELTIRAADYLIDMGLDAGRLGGEVIYHGKPSDITPETPGYTAAYLTGREEIPVPKHRRPVQRKLTMHRVHKNNLKGFDVDIPLFTMTVITGVSGSGKSTLISDLLVEELQRIINARPRETQSRMLTGDIDLVEQVLYVDQNSVGRSSRSNPVTYIDAFTPIRELYADQPLAKQMGYKPYFFSFNKEGGRCEVCKGDGVVEVPMQFMTDITLVCDACEGKRFQKNILEVTYHGVNIYDLLEMTVDQAIEFFTKYPADQTTSIIRLLEGLQRVGLGYLQLGQNSSTLSGGENQRLKLAYYLGRDHEPHTLFVFDEPTTGLHFHDISTLLAAFRDLIDQGHSVLIIEHNMEVIKSADYIIDLGPDGGDKGGQLVVAGTPEEVAACPDSITGHYLKEKLTPRKA; encoded by the coding sequence ATGAAAAGAAGTCCCCTCAATGACATCATAATCCGTGGTTGCCGTGTCAACAACCTCAAAGGTATAGACCTCGACATACCCCGTGGGGAGCTAGTCGTGATCACGGGTGTGAGCGGTTCGGGTAAGAGTTCGCTCGCCTTCGACACGCTCTACGCTGAGGGGCAGCGCCGCTATGTGGATAGTCTCTCGTCGTACGCACGGCAGTTTCTCATGCGCATGAAGAAGCCTGAGTGCGACCAGATCAAGAACCTTCCGCCAGCCGTCGCTATTGAGCAGCGGGTGGTCAGTCGCAACCCACGCTCTACCGTCGGCACCTCCTCCGAGATCGACGACTACCTGCGTGTCTTGATGGCTCGTGTGGGCAAGCTCTACTCGCCTATCAGTGGCGAGCTGGTCAAGCGGCACACGGCTGCCGACGTCGTCGAGGCAGCACACCAGATCCCGACCGATAGCAAGCTCTACATCCTAGCAGATCTCTATCCGCCTGAGGGGCGACGTCTCATCGAGCATCTGATGCTCCTGCAGGGTCAAGGGTACAACCGTGTCCTCATCGACGACACCATCTATCGTATCGAGGATGTGAGCAATAAGGAGCTACGTGAGGCGGAGCATGTGCAGCTGATCGTGGATCGTCTGACCGTTCGCACGGGCGACGACAGCTACGAGTCTCGTCTCGGGGACTCTATCGAGATAGCGCTCTACGAGGGGCGGGAGACCTGCACCCTCCGTTGGCAAGATAGTGAGGGAGCGTGGAGCAGCGAGGGCAGGCGCAACTTTAGCGCACGCTTTGAGGCGGATGGACGCACTTTTACGGAGCCTACGCCAGACCTCTTCAACTTCAACAGCCCCGCGGGAGCCTGCACCGTCTGCGGAGGCTTTGGCTCGATCCTCGGCATTGACCCCGAGCGGGTGATCCCCAATGACAGCCTATCGCTCTACGAGGGGTGCGTGGATTGCTGGCGCGGGGCTAAGTCTTCCGAGTGGGCGAAAGCTTTCATCCACGAGGCGAAGCGCTTTGACTTCCCTATCCACACGCCATACGCTGAACTAACGCAGGAGCAGCGTGACCTGCTCTGGCACGGACATGAAGGCGGAGGTTGGGGCAAAGGAACGCTCTACGGCATCGACGACTACTTCGCCATGCTCCAGAAGGATGTTTACAAGATCCAGAACCGTGTGCGCCTGGCGCATTATCGAGGCAAAAGTGAGTGCTACGCCTGCCACGGCGGTAGGCTTAAGGAGGATGCCTTGCTCTTCACCTATATGGGTAAGAACTTTCACCAGATCGGGCAGATGTCGATCCGTGAGGCATTGACCTTCTTTGCCCAAGAACTAGAGAACCCTGAGGAGGCTAAGATTGCGGAGCGTCCACTCAAGGAGATCCGCAACCGACTACGCACACTAGACGGCGTGGGGCTCGGTTACCTGACCCTAGACCGACGCTCTAACACCCTCTCGGGCGGTGAGAGCCAGCGCATCAACCTAGCGACACGTCTGGGCAATAGCCTCGTCGGCTCGATGTACATACTCGATGAGCCGAGCATCGGACTGCACGACCGGGATACCGATCGGCTGATTGCGGTCATCAAGGAGCTACGTGATCAGGGCAATACAGTCATCGTCGTGGAGCATGACGAGCTGACGATACGTGCGGCCGACTACCTCATTGACATGGGGCTTGATGCGGGCCGTCTCGGTGGCGAGGTGATCTACCACGGCAAGCCGAGCGACATAACGCCCGAGACACCAGGCTACACGGCGGCTTATCTCACGGGGCGCGAGGAGATACCTGTGCCAAAGCATCGTCGCCCGGTACAGCGCAAGCTGACGATGCACCGGGTGCATAAGAACAATCTGAAAGGCTTCGACGTAGACATACCGCTCTTTACCATGACGGTGATCACAGGCGTGAGCGGTTCGGGCAAGAGTACCCTCATCTCCGACCTCCTTGTGGAGGAGCTACAGCGCATCATCAATGCACGTCCTCGCGAGACTCAGAGCCGTATGCTGACGGGCGACATTGACCTCGTGGAGCAGGTCCTTTACGTGGACCAAAACAGCGTGGGGCGCAGTTCGCGCTCCAACCCTGTCACCTATATTGATGCCTTTACGCCGATCCGCGAATTGTACGCTGACCAGCCTTTGGCAAAGCAGATGGGCTACAAACCTTACTTCTTTTCCTTTAATAAAGAAGGCGGACGCTGCGAAGTGTGCAAGGGCGATGGTGTCGTCGAGGTGCCGATGCAGTTTATGACGGATATCACGTTGGTCTGCGATGCGTGCGAGGGAAAGCGCTTTCAGAAGAACATCCTCGAGGTAACTTACCACGGGGTCAACATTTACGACCTGCTGGAGATGACGGTGGACCAAGCGATTGAGTTCTTTACCAAGTACCCTGCCGACCAGACGACCTCGATCATTCGTCTCCTCGAGGGGTTGCAGCGTGTCGGCCTAGGTTACCTACAGCTAGGGCAAAACAGCTCGACGCTCTCGGGCGGTGAGAACCAGCGTCTCAAGCTCGCCTACTACCTCGGTCGCGATCACGAGCCGCACACGCTCTTCGTTTTCGACGAGCCGACTACGGGGCTACACTTTCACGACATATCTACGCTCCTAGCCGCTTTCAGAGACTTGATCGACCAGGGGCACTCGGTACTGATCATCGAGCACAACATGGAGGTGATCAAGAGCGCCGACTACATCATCGACCTAGGGCCCGATGGAGGCGACAAGGGTGGACAGCTCGTGGTAGCTGGCACCCCCGAAGAGGTAGCTGCTTGCCCCGACTCGATCACCGGTCACTACCTCAAGGAGAAGCTCACACCCCGCAAAGCGTAA
- a CDS encoding calcium-translocating P-type ATPase, PMCA-type — protein sequence MKERHHYIGLTDAQVLESRRVHGANILTPPKKAPLWRQFLEKFTDPLIIILLIAGGLSIGISCYEYFWLGQGAEVFFEPVGIFVAILLATGLAFYFELQADKEFTILNQVHDDELVTLIRNGNVTQVPRREVVVGDIVRLGTGEEVPADCQLLEATMLQMDESTLTGEPFCNKSVRPEEFDKSATYPTDQVMKGTKVMEGHGICEVLAVGDKTEQGKVFEAVQIEDDVKTPLSEQLDGLGRWVTRVSYGIAALIVVGRIVAYLVANGTDLFGSLEQVTPFFAYILQTLMIAVTLIVVAVPEGLPMAVTLSLAYSMRRMLRTNNLVRKMHACETMGATTVICTDKTGTLTQNQMSVDEMKLYGDTPQALLHEGIAVNSTASLDLANPADPQVLGNPTEGALLLWLHSQGVDYRSLREEAGTVAEVPFSTERKYMATLVTSPSLQGKRVLYIKGAPEIVFDLCAESAVSREELELQLAEYQRRAMRTLGFAYQLVEEGDSVIESGQLTASKLHFVGVVAIADPVRVEVPAAVQECIDAGINVKVVTGDTSGTAREIARQIGLWDDSLDGAHSIITGPDFATLSDEELLAHVNELKIISRARPMDKKRLVEALQSSGHVVAVTGDGTNDAPALRAAHVGLSMGDGTSVAKEASDITIIDNSFSSIGKAVMWGRSLYQNIQRFLLFQLTVNVTACLLVLCGAFMGTESPLTVTQMLWINLIMDTFAAMALASLPPSESVMKEKPRDRNAFILNRPMLREIIGVGVFFFAMLLVLLYIFQRTDVTQLTDLLGVELGPKGHVSAYEQTLLFTIFVMTHFFYLFNARAFETGRSALHFEGCRGLLTIVVIILIGQIAMVEVPGLQQFFNVTGLKLIDWVIIFVGSSLVLWVRELWHLVTSRS from the coding sequence ATGAAAGAAAGACACCACTACATAGGACTGACTGACGCGCAGGTCCTAGAGAGCCGCAGGGTGCATGGGGCAAACATCTTGACACCCCCTAAGAAAGCGCCCTTATGGCGGCAGTTTTTGGAGAAGTTTACCGATCCGCTCATCATCATCTTACTGATTGCTGGCGGACTGTCTATAGGCATCTCCTGCTACGAGTACTTTTGGCTGGGACAGGGTGCCGAAGTCTTCTTCGAGCCGGTAGGGATCTTCGTAGCGATCCTGCTTGCTACGGGACTAGCCTTTTACTTTGAGCTACAAGCAGACAAGGAGTTCACGATCCTCAACCAGGTGCATGACGACGAGCTGGTGACCCTCATACGCAATGGCAACGTAACGCAGGTGCCACGCCGTGAGGTGGTCGTAGGCGACATTGTACGTCTAGGCACTGGCGAGGAGGTGCCGGCAGACTGTCAACTGCTCGAAGCGACGATGCTGCAGATGGACGAGTCGACACTCACGGGAGAGCCTTTCTGCAACAAGAGCGTGCGCCCAGAGGAGTTTGATAAGAGTGCCACCTACCCTACCGATCAGGTAATGAAAGGAACTAAAGTGATGGAGGGGCACGGCATCTGCGAGGTTCTCGCCGTGGGCGACAAGACGGAGCAGGGCAAAGTGTTTGAAGCGGTTCAAATTGAGGACGATGTCAAGACACCGCTCAGCGAACAGCTCGATGGTTTAGGTCGATGGGTCACGAGGGTGAGCTACGGCATCGCTGCCCTCATCGTGGTGGGGCGTATCGTCGCTTATCTTGTCGCCAATGGCACCGACCTCTTTGGTTCTCTAGAGCAGGTGACACCGTTCTTTGCCTACATCTTGCAGACCTTGATGATTGCGGTGACGCTCATCGTCGTGGCGGTGCCAGAGGGCTTGCCGATGGCGGTGACGCTGAGCTTAGCCTACAGTATGCGTCGCATGCTACGAACCAACAACCTGGTGCGCAAGATGCACGCCTGCGAGACAATGGGTGCGACGACTGTCATCTGCACCGACAAGACTGGTACGCTGACGCAAAACCAGATGAGTGTCGATGAGATGAAGCTCTACGGAGACACGCCACAGGCACTACTTCACGAGGGTATTGCAGTCAACTCAACCGCCTCGCTCGATCTCGCTAACCCTGCCGACCCACAGGTGCTGGGTAACCCGACGGAGGGTGCGCTGCTCCTATGGCTTCACAGTCAGGGGGTAGACTACCGCTCTTTGCGAGAAGAAGCGGGGACGGTGGCTGAAGTGCCTTTCTCCACAGAACGTAAGTATATGGCGACGCTCGTTACGTCGCCCTCGCTGCAAGGCAAGCGGGTACTCTATATCAAAGGAGCACCCGAGATCGTCTTTGATCTATGCGCTGAGTCCGCTGTCAGCCGTGAGGAGCTGGAGCTGCAGTTAGCAGAGTATCAGCGTCGCGCCATGCGTACGCTAGGCTTTGCCTATCAACTAGTCGAGGAGGGTGACTCGGTGATTGAGTCAGGTCAATTGACCGCCAGCAAACTTCACTTCGTCGGCGTAGTGGCCATCGCTGACCCTGTCCGCGTGGAGGTGCCTGCAGCGGTGCAGGAGTGTATCGATGCGGGGATCAATGTGAAGGTGGTCACGGGCGATACCTCTGGCACGGCACGCGAGATAGCTCGTCAGATAGGTCTGTGGGACGATAGTCTAGATGGGGCGCATAGCATCATCACGGGGCCGGACTTTGCGACGCTATCTGACGAAGAGCTCCTAGCACATGTCAACGAACTGAAGATTATCTCTCGGGCTCGCCCGATGGACAAGAAGCGACTTGTAGAGGCACTCCAGAGTAGCGGTCACGTGGTGGCGGTCACGGGCGACGGGACGAACGACGCGCCGGCTCTCCGTGCGGCTCATGTGGGGCTCTCGATGGGCGATGGCACGAGCGTTGCCAAGGAGGCGTCTGACATTACGATCATCGACAACTCCTTTAGCAGCATCGGCAAGGCGGTGATGTGGGGACGCTCGCTTTATCAAAACATTCAGCGCTTCCTTCTCTTCCAGTTGACAGTCAATGTGACCGCCTGCTTACTCGTTCTCTGCGGAGCTTTTATGGGTACGGAGTCCCCGCTGACTGTCACGCAGATGCTATGGATCAACCTGATTATGGACACTTTTGCGGCTATGGCGCTCGCCTCGCTACCGCCCTCCGAAAGCGTGATGAAGGAGAAGCCGCGAGACCGCAACGCCTTCATACTCAACAGACCGATGCTACGTGAGATCATTGGCGTGGGCGTCTTCTTCTTTGCGATGCTCCTGGTGCTGCTCTACATCTTCCAGCGCACCGATGTGACGCAGCTGACCGACCTTCTTGGCGTGGAGCTCGGCCCGAAGGGACATGTCTCAGCATACGAGCAGACGCTCCTCTTCACGATCTTTGTGATGACCCACTTCTTCTACCTCTTCAATGCGCGTGCCTTCGAGACGGGACGCAGTGCGCTTCACTTCGAGGGGTGCCGCGGACTGCTCACCATCGTCGTGATCATCCTCATTGGTCAGATAGCAATGGTCGAGGTGCCGGGACTACAGCAGTTCTTCAACGTGACAGGGCTCAAGCTTATCGACTGGGTCATCATCTTCGTCGGCTCCTCGCTCGTTCTCTGGGTACGTGAGCTGTGGCATCTCGTGACGAGTAGAAGTTAG
- a CDS encoding TonB-dependent receptor translates to MLYKALFYTLALLTLFTVGTTLMAQPHGQPIPHSEADLRLGTLTGRIVDEHGEGLIGATVRIIETGGGQVTDFDGNYSLQLAPGTYTVEIAYVGYATKQVENVKITSGRETSLSVDLAIADNVLGTVVVTGSYKTSNTAGAMKIQQSMPQLSTVVSSEMIGKTADKNLGEALKRVTGVTTMSNKYVAVRGMGERWNEASLDGIPLPSTESNSKAFGFDLIPTSLIDNVTVLKTATPDVSGNFSGGLIQITTRDIPTKDFISISAGTSYNSLSTFQTQKYRIRGKWDWLGYDDGRRALPKGLHEIPFDPYNPVPELFEQSKRLTTDNFTIHEGKTPLSQNYQVSLGKSWDLNKSGNHRLGLIASLTYRNTQQQTIIDHIERGEWMNAKQYNKVQESFVDTGIRNSGANYKYNTTLAGVLNIGWQRGTNRLSLRNTYTHKYDNDLSELTGLSDEDPNPESNPYRQQVNYPTFQDLLQNKLSGKHQLGESLRLDWALAHTYVQRNQKDAAFTQQVSRLDEAGARHFYNQVGVQSGTLFPLTRAWYLNHERDFNGQVNVELPFELFGNDWTHKFKAGYDGAFKENRFEFWELSMHLFNTQGFDFTTSTIADLIKEENMRDGGFAWDLKRLQGDGRMYHGRVIQNALYAMLDDRYSELLRLVWGLRVEHYLYQELSNPSMSMGELNIVEQDRKERPVAIMPSINLTITPIKDLNVRLSYSRNTVRPQFMERTAYRFYDPFLGGEIFNQSVISTTVDGADLRVEWYPGAGEVISIGGFYRYLDKPIERIAQKTASFARFYMLMNSNKAHSYGVELELRKNFGFIPLGSWLEHLYLNANATFTQSIVTGMVSRADEGGILHWVPVTQRRPMYSQVPYMYNVGLSYESDTFGANLTMNRSGRKLVLNTNQAYEQEYEAPFSQLDAQLSYTFPKYGVTIKVNGSNLLNSKHIIYTNHVDDFERAADNNQILDTMRHGTSSDYDPGHDNIVYQYRDGISLSASVSWTF, encoded by the coding sequence ATGCTATACAAGGCGCTTTTCTACACACTCGCCCTTTTGACACTCTTCACCGTTGGCACTACGCTGATGGCTCAACCACACGGTCAGCCCATTCCTCACAGCGAAGCAGACCTACGACTAGGCACCCTCACGGGGCGCATCGTCGACGAGCACGGAGAGGGGCTCATCGGAGCCACTGTGCGCATCATCGAGACGGGTGGCGGACAGGTTACGGACTTCGATGGCAACTACTCCTTACAGCTCGCCCCCGGCACCTATACCGTAGAGATCGCTTACGTGGGCTATGCGACCAAGCAGGTGGAAAACGTAAAGATCACCTCCGGACGAGAGACCAGTCTCTCGGTTGATCTCGCCATAGCAGACAATGTCCTCGGCACCGTCGTCGTGACCGGCTCCTACAAGACGAGCAATACGGCGGGCGCGATGAAGATACAGCAGAGCATGCCTCAGCTCTCCACGGTCGTATCGAGCGAGATGATTGGCAAGACGGCCGACAAGAACCTCGGCGAGGCACTCAAGCGTGTCACGGGCGTCACCACCATGAGCAATAAATATGTTGCGGTGCGTGGTATGGGCGAGCGCTGGAACGAAGCTTCGCTCGATGGCATCCCGCTACCCAGTACAGAGAGCAACTCTAAGGCTTTTGGCTTCGACCTGATCCCCACCTCGCTCATAGACAATGTAACAGTCCTCAAGACCGCTACGCCTGACGTCAGTGGCAACTTCTCGGGCGGCCTCATACAGATCACCACGAGAGACATCCCGACGAAGGACTTTATCTCCATCAGTGCTGGCACTAGCTACAACTCGCTCAGCACCTTCCAGACACAGAAGTATCGCATCAGGGGAAAGTGGGACTGGCTCGGCTATGACGATGGTCGGCGCGCCCTACCTAAGGGACTGCACGAGATACCTTTTGACCCGTACAACCCCGTTCCTGAGCTCTTCGAGCAGAGTAAGCGACTGACCACCGACAACTTTACCATCCACGAGGGCAAGACCCCGCTCTCGCAAAACTACCAAGTCTCTCTCGGCAAGAGCTGGGATCTCAACAAGAGCGGTAACCATCGGCTCGGACTGATCGCCTCGCTCACCTATCGCAACACACAGCAGCAGACCATCATCGACCACATAGAGCGTGGCGAGTGGATGAATGCCAAGCAATACAATAAGGTACAGGAGAGCTTTGTCGATACCGGCATCCGCAATAGTGGCGCTAACTACAAGTACAACACAACCCTTGCCGGCGTCCTCAATATCGGTTGGCAGCGAGGCACTAATCGCCTCAGCCTGCGCAACACCTACACTCATAAGTATGACAACGACCTCTCAGAGCTAACTGGTCTAAGTGACGAAGACCCCAACCCCGAGAGCAATCCTTACCGACAGCAGGTCAACTACCCGACCTTCCAGGACCTCTTGCAAAACAAGCTCAGCGGCAAGCATCAGCTAGGCGAGTCACTCCGCCTCGACTGGGCGCTAGCACACACCTACGTACAGCGCAACCAGAAGGACGCCGCCTTTACACAGCAGGTGAGCCGACTAGACGAGGCTGGAGCGCGTCACTTCTACAATCAGGTTGGCGTGCAGTCGGGGACACTCTTCCCGCTGACCCGTGCTTGGTACCTCAACCATGAGCGAGACTTCAACGGGCAGGTCAATGTGGAGCTACCTTTCGAGCTCTTTGGCAATGACTGGACGCACAAGTTCAAGGCGGGGTACGACGGTGCTTTCAAGGAGAACCGCTTTGAGTTTTGGGAGCTCTCGATGCACCTCTTCAACACACAAGGCTTTGACTTCACCACCAGCACGATTGCTGACCTCATCAAGGAGGAGAATATGCGCGACGGTGGCTTCGCCTGGGACCTCAAGCGTCTCCAAGGTGACGGACGTATGTACCACGGACGAGTCATTCAGAATGCGCTCTACGCCATGCTGGACGACCGATACAGCGAGCTACTGCGCCTCGTATGGGGGCTGCGTGTCGAGCACTACCTCTACCAAGAGCTGAGCAACCCCTCTATGTCGATGGGCGAGCTAAACATCGTCGAGCAGGATCGCAAGGAGCGGCCCGTGGCTATTATGCCGTCGATCAATCTCACGATCACTCCGATCAAAGACCTCAACGTACGACTGAGCTACAGCCGCAATACGGTACGCCCGCAGTTTATGGAGCGCACAGCTTACCGCTTCTACGATCCCTTCCTCGGTGGAGAGATCTTCAACCAGAGCGTCATATCGACGACTGTAGACGGTGCAGACCTGCGTGTCGAGTGGTACCCTGGGGCTGGCGAGGTGATCTCCATCGGTGGCTTCTACCGCTACCTGGACAAGCCTATCGAGCGCATCGCGCAGAAGACTGCCTCCTTCGCACGCTTCTACATGCTGATGAATAGCAACAAAGCGCACAGCTACGGCGTCGAGCTAGAGCTTCGCAAGAACTTCGGCTTCATACCCCTAGGCTCATGGCTCGAGCATCTTTACCTCAACGCCAATGCGACCTTCACACAGAGCATCGTCACCGGTATGGTCTCACGTGCCGACGAGGGCGGTATCCTCCACTGGGTACCCGTCACACAGCGCCGACCGATGTATAGTCAGGTACCCTATATGTACAATGTGGGTCTCTCCTACGAGAGCGACACCTTTGGGGCCAACCTCACCATGAACCGCTCCGGACGCAAGCTCGTCCTCAACACGAACCAAGCCTACGAGCAGGAGTACGAGGCACCCTTCAGTCAGCTCGATGCACAGCTCTCCTACACCTTCCCCAAGTATGGCGTGACCATCAAGGTCAATGGCTCTAACCTGCTCAACTCTAAGCATATCATCTATACCAACCATGTGGACGACTTCGAGCGCGCCGCTGACAATAATCAGATCCTAGACACCATGCGACATGGCACCTCTAGCGACTACGACCCAGGACACGACAACATCGTCTACCAGTACCGCGATGGCATCTCGCTGAGTGCCTCCGTTAGCTGGACTTTCTAA